CGCGTGCGCGGCCGGCGCCGTGGCGCATAGCTGGTGATGCACTCGGCGGCCAAAAGAGGCGGTCACGGCCGAGAGGCAGCGGCCGCCGAGCCCCGCGCCCAGGCGCCCCATCGATCTGACCAGGCCGGGCACCCATGAAAACTCTCCTTGTCGACGACACCCCGATCGACATCGCTCCCGGAACGACGGTCCTCCAGGCCTGCTGGGCCGCCGGGGCGTACGTGCCGGCCCTGTGCGCCCACCCGGCGTTGCCCACGACCGGCCACTGCGGAATGTGCCTCGTGGAAGTCGACGGCGAGGTGGCGCTGTCCTGCGACATCGCGGCCGCGCCGGGAATGGCGGTGACGACCACCGGCGAGCGGCTGGAAACCTTGCGCCGCAAGGCGCTCTCCGCGCTGCTGGCCAACCATCCCCACGAGTGCCTCACCTGCCCGGAGCGCGAGGGCTGCGATCGCGTCAGCTGCTCGATGGGCGTGGACATGGCCGAACGCTGCTGCGAGCGCTTCGGCGAATGCGAGGTCCAGCAGGTGGCCGAGTGCGTGGGAATCCCGAGCAGCACGCCCCGCTTCCGGCCGCGAGGCCTCCCGGCGTTTCAGCGCGACACGGCGCTGCACCTGTACCTCGACCGCTGCATCGCGTGCATGCGGTGCGTGGACGCCTGCGTGTCGGTCAAGGGCCATGGCGCCCTGACCTGGCTCGAACTTGTCGAGGGAATCTTCGTGGGCCCATCGGCTGGCGCGAGCTTCAAGGAAGCCGGCTGCAAGTTCTGCGGGGCCTGCATCGAGGTCTGCCCGGCCGGGTCCATGCTCGAGCAAGGCCCCAGGGGCCGGCGCTGGCGGGACCTTTCTCGGGAGAAGCTCGCGTTTCCGCCGATGCCGCTCCCGCCCCGCCGGCATCTCGCCCTCGCGGCCGATGCGGTGGCGACCGTCCCCGCGGCGCCCGGCGCGTTCCGGTTGTTCGACGCGGCCGGCCGGGTCCACCTCATCGAAGGCGTGGACAACCTGCGCGAGGCCCTGGGCGCGCATGCCGCGTCCGGGGTCGCCACGCACTTCGATTTCCACGAGGCGCAGATGTACTCGCAACGCGCCAACGAGTTGCTGCAGGCGCATCTCAAGGAGCACGGCAAGCTCCCGCCCGGCAACGATCTCGACGACGACCTGTTCTAGCTGAAAGCAGAAGGACCCCCATGAAAGCCGCTGTCTTCCACGGAGCGCACAAGCCCCTCTCGATCGAGGACGTCCAGGTACCTGCCGTCGGCCCCGGGGAGATCCTGGTGAGGGTCGCCGCCTGCGGGGTCTGCCACACCGACCTCCACTACCTGGATCACGGCGTGCCGACCTTCAAGGCGCCGCCGCTGATCCTGGGCCACGAAGCGTCCGGCGTGGTGGCGCAGGTCGGCGACGGCGTGGGTGAGTTCAAGGAAGGCGATCGCGTACTGCTCCCGGCGGTCTTCTCGTGCGGCAAGTGCTACTACTGCCGCATCGGCCGCGAGAACATCTGCCAGTCGATGGTGATGCTAGGCAACAACGTGGACGGCGCGTATGCCGAGTACATCAAGGTCGCCGCCAAGGACGCCTTCCACCTGCCCGAGGAGATTCCCCTGGTCGAGGGCGCGATCATCGCCGACGCCGTCTCGACGCCCTTCCATGCGGTGAAGAACCGGGCCCGCGTTCAACCGGGCGACACCGTGGCCGTCTTCGGCTGCGGCGGCGTGGGCCTCAACGTCGTGCAGGTCGCGGCGGCCGTGGGCGCCACGGTCATCGCCGTGGACATGCTGCCGCGGAAGCTCGAATGGGCGAAACAGTTCGGCGCCAGCTACACGTTCTGCGCGGCCGATTCCGACGTGCGCAAGGAGATCCGCAAGCTCACGGGCGGCGGGGCCGACATCGCCATCGAGGCGATCGGCAACCCGCAGGTGATGGCCCAGGCCTTCGGCGCGCTGCGGCCCGGCGGGCGCCTGTGCGTCATCGGCTACTCGGACAAGGAGGTGGTCTTCCCGGCGGCCAACATCATGTACCGGGAGATGGAGATCGTCGGGAGCCTGGGCTGCCGGCCGGTGGACTACCCGAAGATCATCGAGATGGCCCGCATCGGTAAGATCAAGGTGGCGCCCCTGGTCACCCACAAGTTCGACCTGGTCGACATCGGCGACGCGTTCGACCTGTTGCGCAGCGGAGAGGGCATCCGCGCCGTCGCCATCCCGAACATGAATTGAGGACAAAATGATCGACTTCGAACTCACCGACGAACAGAAACTGGTGGTCGACACCGTCCGGCAGTTCGCCGCCCGCGAACTCGCGCCCATCATCGAGGAACTCGACCGCGAGCATCGCTGGGATCCCGATACCTTCAAGAAGTACGCCGAACTCGGCATCACCGGCCTGTGCTTCCCCGAGGAGTACGGCGGGGCCGGGATGGACTACATCACCTACGGCCTGGCCTGCGAGGAGCTGGACTACGTCGACACCAGCTTCCGCACCGTCTTGTCCGTGCACACCGGCCTGTGCGCGTGCGGCATCTACCAGTGGGGCACCGAGGAGCAGCGGCAGCGCTTCCTGGTGCCGCTCGCGAGCGGCGAGAAGCTCGGCGCGTTCGGCCTCACCGAACCCGACGCCGGCACCGACGTGGCCGGCATGCGCACGCACGCGCGCCGCGACGGCTCGGACTACGTCATCACGGGCAACAAGCTCTGGATTTCGTGCGCCTCGCAGGGCGACACCTTCCTGATCTTCGCCTACACCGACGCGTCAAGGAAGCACCGCGGCATCAGCGCATTCATCGTCAACCGCGACGAGGCCGGCCCCGGGTTCCAGACCTTCCCCATCAAGGACAAGTCCGGCATCTGGGCCGGGGATTGCGGCGGCATCAACCTCGACGGGGTGCGGGTCCCGAAAGGCAACCTGCTGGGCGAGGAGGGCGAGGGCTTCAAGATCGCCATGAGCTGCCTCGACAACGGGCGCTACAGCGTGGCGGCCGGCTCGGCGGGCTGCATCCGGGCCTGCCTCGACGCCTCGGTCAAGTACGCCAAGGAGCGCAAGGCCTTCGGCAAGTCCATCGGCGAGTTCCAGCTCGTGCAGCAGATGATCGCCAAGATGGTGTCCGGCTACGAGACCACGCGGCTGCTGTACTTCAAGGCCGGCTGGCTCAAGAACAAGGGCCTGCGCAACACGCGCGAGACCAGCCTCGCCAAGTGGTACGGCACCGTCGCCGCCCTCGAGGCCGCCAGCGACGCCGTCGAAGTCTTCGGCGCGTACGGCTTCTCGGACGAGTACCCGGTGGCGCGCTACCTGCGCAACGCCAAGGCCCCGGTCATCTACGAGGGCACCCGGCAGATCCACACCGTGATGCAGGCCGAGTACGCGCTGGGCCTGCGGGAGGACAAGCCGCTTGGCCGGATGCTGCCGGGCTTCGGCGAGAAGGTGCCGGTGGGGCAGGCGTAGGGGCGCCCCCCTCAAGCTCGCGGCCCGGGCTCCCGATCGCGGCTCGCCGCCTTGTCCCTGGCCCGGGAGTCGGGCGCGGGCAACTCGCCGGTCGCGCGCTCGATCAGCTTGAAGTACACGTCCACCAGATGGCGGCCCGGCGCCTCGTCCCGCCACTGGATGCCGAAGGTCTGGTGGCCCACCTGGCGCAGCACGTCGCCCTGGATCCGCACTTCCTCCGCGCCCACCTCGATGGACACGAGGTACCGGTGACGGGTGGCGAGTTCGGCGTTGCACAGCAGCAGGGCGCCCCCGACCGAGATGTTCAGCGTCCGGCCGCCGACCAGGAACTTCGGGTCGGCCAGGTCGGTGATGCGGATCGGCAGCGTGACGTTGTAGCGCGGATGCCGGCGGAGTTCGGCCCGCGGCGCGGTCGAGGGCGCCCCCTGGCCCGCGGGGAGGCTCACCGTCAGCCTGGACTGGACAATGGCCGTGCCCGGCCCAAGGGTCGTCCGGCTCCCGTCCGGCCAGATGATGTGCGCGGCCGTGGCAAGTTCCAGCGGCACCGGCAACTCGACCGTCGCGACCTTGCCGTTGATTTCCCGGATGGTACCGGTTACCAGCCCACCGGGGAGTTGCACCTTGATCGGCGCCCCTGCGCCATAAGGGATCGCGCTAGCGGCCATAAGGCCATGTATACCCAGATCCGGAAGGCGGCCGGCCCTACTCCAGGCCGGCGATGCGCCGCAAGGCCCGCCTGATGTACACCCGGGTCAGCTTCTTGCGGTACAGGGCCGGGTAGTCGGTGTTTTCCAGCGGCCTTGGCTGGCGGGCGGCGGCCTCAGCGGCCGCCACGATGGTCTCCTCGGTGAGGGCCCGGCCGATCAGCGCCTCCTGGGCCTCCGGAAGCACCAGCGGACGCGAGGCGACGCCGCCCACCGCGATGCCGGCCTCGCGCACGATCTCGCCCTCCAGGCGCACGGCCGCGGCGACGCCGAGCACGGGGAAGTCGAAGGCCTCGCGGCGCCGGAGCTTGAGGTACGCGCTCCGCCAGCCGGCGCCGGGCGGCAATCGCACCTCGGCGAGGATCTCGGCCGACGCGGTCGCCAGGGGGCGCGCGCCGTCGTCGCGGTACAGGTCCGAAACCGGCAGGATGCGCTCCCCGCCGGGACCCACCACGCGGATGGTCGCCCCCAGGCTGCACAGCACCGGCGCAATGTCGGATGACGACACCGCCCAGCAGCGCTTGCCGCCCTCGGCGACGTGGCAAACCGTCCCGTCCTTCTTGAGGCAGAACCCCGCCGACCGGCGCCACTGCAGCGTCTGGTCGAAGAAGGTGCAACGCGTGTCGGCGCAGAGGTTGCCGGCGAGCGTGGCCATCCGCCGCACCTGCGGCGTGGCCACCAGGTCGGCGGCCTCGGCCAGTGCGGGAAACGCCGCCCGCAGCGCCGGGTGCGCCGCAATCTCCGCCAGGGGCGTCATGGCGCCGATGCACAGGCCCGCCTCGGCCTCGCCCCGCACGCCGATCAACTCGGGCACGCCGCGAAGCGCCACCAGGACCCCTGGCTCGGCCTGGCGCCGCTTCATGTTGGGCAGCAGGTCGGTCCCGCCGGCCACGGGCACCGCGTACGGGGCGTTCTCGGCCAGCAGGGCCACCGCCTCGTCCAGGCTGCCCGCGGAGAGGTAGCGGAACGGAGGCAGCCGCATCATGGCTTGCCGCCCTCCGGGGCGACCGCCATGGAGCGCGCACCGCCCGGATCGCCCGCGCCGTCGCCGGCCGGGGAAGACGCCTGGCCATCGCCGGCCGGGGAATCCGCCCGGCCTCCGGCAGCCGGCCCGCTACTCGCCCAGGCGGGCCGGTCCGGAGCTTCGGCGGGCTCCCCGAAGCCCGACGGCACTTCCAGCGCCTCGGGGAACGCGAATTCCGGGATCCCGGCCGGCCCGACCCGCGCCGGCCTCCCTTGCAGCCGCAGCGCCAGGCCGCGCAATACCTTGTCGGCGGTGATGGGCGTCTCGTCGATGCGCACGCCCACGGCGGCAAAGACGGCGTTGGCGATGGCGGGCATCACGGGCAGCAGGGGCCCCTGCCCCACTTCCTTGGCACCGTACGGGCCCTCGGGATCGCCCGTCTCGACGAGGATGGTGTGAATGCGCGGCATGTCGAGCGCCGTGGGGCTCTTGTACTCGAGCAGCGACGGCGCCCGCAGCCGGCACTCGCGGAAGCCGAACTCTTCCATCAGCGCCTCGCCTAGCCCCATGTAGACCGAACCCTCGACCTGCCCGACGGCCAGGTTGGGGTTTAGAGCCTTGCCCACGTCGTGGGCGAGCCAGATGTCCTCGACGCGGACCTGGCCGGTCTCCTCGTCCACGCTCACCTCGGCGACGCAGGCCGAGTACGAGTAACACGGGGACGGCCCCACGCCGGCCCCCTTGAACTTGCCGCCGCGGCGCGGGGGCGTGTACGACCCGGGGGCGGCCAGCGTGCCGTAGAGCCCCTCGGCGAGCATTGCGGCCCTGGCGAAGTCCATTCCCTGCGCGGGATCGCCCGCGACATGCACCCGGCGGTCGCGGAACACCAGCCTGTCGGGCGCCACACCCAGCTTGGTCGCCGCCGCCGCGGCGAGCAGGCCGCGCAGGCGGTCGGCGGCCGCGAGCACCGCGTTGCCGGCCATGAGGGTCACACGCGAGGAGTACGATCCCAGATCGACCGGCGTCAGGTCGGTGTCGGCGGTGTAGACGTTGATGTCCAGCGGGGCGATACCCAGGCGCTCCGCCACCAG
This DNA window, taken from Candidatus Tanganyikabacteria bacterium, encodes the following:
- a CDS encoding (2Fe-2S)-binding protein; the protein is MKTLLVDDTPIDIAPGTTVLQACWAAGAYVPALCAHPALPTTGHCGMCLVEVDGEVALSCDIAAAPGMAVTTTGERLETLRRKALSALLANHPHECLTCPEREGCDRVSCSMGVDMAERCCERFGECEVQQVAECVGIPSSTPRFRPRGLPAFQRDTALHLYLDRCIACMRCVDACVSVKGHGALTWLELVEGIFVGPSAGASFKEAGCKFCGACIEVCPAGSMLEQGPRGRRWRDLSREKLAFPPMPLPPRRHLALAADAVATVPAAPGAFRLFDAAGRVHLIEGVDNLREALGAHAASGVATHFDFHEAQMYSQRANELLQAHLKEHGKLPPGNDLDDDLF
- a CDS encoding zinc-binding dehydrogenase, yielding MKAAVFHGAHKPLSIEDVQVPAVGPGEILVRVAACGVCHTDLHYLDHGVPTFKAPPLILGHEASGVVAQVGDGVGEFKEGDRVLLPAVFSCGKCYYCRIGRENICQSMVMLGNNVDGAYAEYIKVAAKDAFHLPEEIPLVEGAIIADAVSTPFHAVKNRARVQPGDTVAVFGCGGVGLNVVQVAAAVGATVIAVDMLPRKLEWAKQFGASYTFCAADSDVRKEIRKLTGGGADIAIEAIGNPQVMAQAFGALRPGGRLCVIGYSDKEVVFPAANIMYREMEIVGSLGCRPVDYPKIIEMARIGKIKVAPLVTHKFDLVDIGDAFDLLRSGEGIRAVAIPNMN
- a CDS encoding acyl-CoA dehydrogenase family protein encodes the protein MIDFELTDEQKLVVDTVRQFAARELAPIIEELDREHRWDPDTFKKYAELGITGLCFPEEYGGAGMDYITYGLACEELDYVDTSFRTVLSVHTGLCACGIYQWGTEEQRQRFLVPLASGEKLGAFGLTEPDAGTDVAGMRTHARRDGSDYVITGNKLWISCASQGDTFLIFAYTDASRKHRGISAFIVNRDEAGPGFQTFPIKDKSGIWAGDCGGINLDGVRVPKGNLLGEEGEGFKIAMSCLDNGRYSVAAGSAGCIRACLDASVKYAKERKAFGKSIGEFQLVQQMIAKMVSGYETTRLLYFKAGWLKNKGLRNTRETSLAKWYGTVAALEAASDAVEVFGAYGFSDEYPVARYLRNAKAPVIYEGTRQIHTVMQAEYALGLREDKPLGRMLPGFGEKVPVGQA
- a CDS encoding PilZ domain-containing protein, with product MAASAIPYGAGAPIKVQLPGGLVTGTIREINGKVATVELPVPLELATAAHIIWPDGSRTTLGPGTAIVQSRLTVSLPAGQGAPSTAPRAELRRHPRYNVTLPIRITDLADPKFLVGGRTLNISVGGALLLCNAELATRHRYLVSIEVGAEEVRIQGDVLRQVGHQTFGIQWRDEAPGRHLVDVYFKLIERATGELPAPDSRARDKAASRDREPGPRA
- a CDS encoding FAD binding domain-containing protein, producing MMRLPPFRYLSAGSLDEAVALLAENAPYAVPVAGGTDLLPNMKRRQAEPGVLVALRGVPELIGVRGEAEAGLCIGAMTPLAEIAAHPALRAAFPALAEAADLVATPQVRRMATLAGNLCADTRCTFFDQTLQWRRSAGFCLKKDGTVCHVAEGGKRCWAVSSSDIAPVLCSLGATIRVVGPGGERILPVSDLYRDDGARPLATASAEILAEVRLPPGAGWRSAYLKLRRREAFDFPVLGVAAAVRLEGEIVREAGIAVGGVASRPLVLPEAQEALIGRALTEETIVAAAEAAARQPRPLENTDYPALYRKKLTRVYIRRALRRIAGLE